The Deltaproteobacteria bacterium DNA window GGCCAGGGAAATGATGGCGCACTATGCCCAAACTTGCCCCTTTTCAAATCAGCGCCGAACTAAAAAAGCTCTCCGGCTGGTCCCTGGTTGAGGGACGGCTTTACAAAGAATTCCGCTTCGATACCTTTCCCACCGCCGTTGTTTTTGTCAACAATCTGGTCGATCCGGCGGAGGAGCTCGACCACCATCCCGACATCGCCATCAAATACAACCGGGTCCAGGTCTCCATGATTACTCACGCCGTCGGCGGTATCACCGAAAAGGATTTTGCGCTGGCGAAGAGGATTGATGAATTGACATAAATCCCCCCAACCCCCCTTTTCCTCCAAAGGCGGACCCGCCTCTGGCGGGGACAAAGGGGGGCAAGGGGGGGATTTACACATAATGCTCCTTCTTAAACCACGCGACGGCGTCCCTCAATGCGTCGTTGATCGACCGGTAGGTCATTCCCAGTTTCTTTTTCGATTTTGTGTTGTCGAACCAGAAATAATGGGGGAGAAGCCTGGCGTAGGGTTTGGTGATCATCGGCGGCCGGTGGGTGGCATGGTCGGCCACCCATTCGGCGATGGAGGCGAACCGCTGGATCAGAAAAGTGGGTATCTTGATCGACGGCGGTTTTTTTCCGGCAAAGCGGGCCAGCCGGGTTAAAAGATCCCTGGCGGTCAAATTTTCGGCGCAAAGAATATAGCGCTCCCCCACTTCTCCGATGGTTTCGGCCAAAAAATGCCCCAAGGCGACATCCCGTACATCCACCAGCGAAAAATGGGCATCGACGTAGAAAGGGACTCGCCCCCGGATGAAATCGCAAATCAGCCTT harbors:
- a CDS encoding 4a-hydroxytetrahydrobiopterin dehydratase yields the protein MPKLAPFQISAELKKLSGWSLVEGRLYKEFRFDTFPTAVVFVNNLVDPAEELDHHPDIAIKYNRVQVSMITHAVGGITEKDFALAKRIDELT